One segment of Primulina tabacum isolate GXHZ01 chromosome 14, ASM2559414v2, whole genome shotgun sequence DNA contains the following:
- the LOC142524616 gene encoding serine/threonine-protein kinase AtPK2/AtPK19-like yields MVASQQSMVAGTKFLMPLQNHLLQTTEALDALSLDDLDFSDVFGPAPTLTTLAQISEDSEDFGVLSKVTQSLQNEPEVIYRRSHSFVGPTTRVSQSMKIGNFTLHEKEDSLAHKDEIDENALEEVFESCPENNVLEESMFQVDGDSVKTIGFEDFEILKVVGQGAFGKVYQVRKTGSSEILAMKVMRKDKIVEKNHEEYMKAERDIMTKIEHPFIIQLRYSFQTKYRLYLILDFVNGGHLFFQLHHHGLFREDLARIYTAEMVSAVAHLHSNGIMHRDLKPENILLDSEGHAMLTDFGLAKQFDDKTRSNSMCGTLEYMAPEIVIGKGHDKAADWWSLGIILYEMLTGKPPFCGNRQKIQQKILKDKIKLPSFLSSDAHSLLKGLLQKDASKRLGSGQKGGDEIKGHKWFASINWKKLEAREIQPGFLPQVAGKHCIANFDERWTKMPLLDSPAASPKSEENPFKGFSYEKPAAPFLRMNR; encoded by the exons ATGGTTGCCTCACAACAATCAATGGTGGCTGGAACCAAATTTTTGATGCCATTACAGAATCACCTGCTTCAGACTACGGAAGCCCTCGATGCCCTTTCGCTGGATGACCTGGATTTTTCCGATGTTTTTGGCCCTGCTCCTACTCTAACAACTCTAGCTCAAATATCTGAAGATTCAGAAGATTTTGGTGTCCTGTCAAAAGTGACTCAATCCCTTCAGAATGAACCAGAAGTGATCTACCGCAGATCCCACTCCTTTGTCGGACCAACTACTCGTGTAAGCCAATCAATGAAGATCGGAAATTTTACATTGCACGAGAAAGAAGACTCGCTGGCACACAAAGATGAAATTGACGAAAATGCTCTGGAGGAAGTTTTCGAATCTTGTCCTGAAAATAATGTTTTGGAGGAGTCAATGTTTCAGGTTGACGGAGATTCAGTGAAGACTATCGGGTTTGAGgactttgaaattttgaaagttgTTGGCCAAGGTGCATTTGGTAAAGTCTACCAGGTTAGAAAGACCGGTTCATCAGAAATACTTGCAATGAAGGTGATGCGGAAAGATAAGATTGTCGAGAAAAATCATGAAGAGTATATGAAAGCAGAGAGGGATATAATGACAAAGATCGAACATCCTTTCATCATCCAACTCAGATACTCTTTTCAG ACTAAATATAGATTGTACCTCATTCTTGATTTCGTGAATGGAGGCCACCTTTTCTTTCAACTCCATCATCATGGCCTATTCAGGGAGGATTTGGCCCGCATATATACTGCTGAGATGGTTTCTGCCGTTGCTCACCTCCATTCGAACGGCATAATGCATAGGGATCTAAAACCCGAGAATATTCTCCTGGATTCAGAGGGCCAT GCAATGCTTACTGATTTTGGTCTGGCAAAACAATTTGACGATAAAACTAGATCGAACTCAATGTGTGGAACACTGGAGTACATGGCACCTGAAATTGTTATTGGTAAAGGCCACGATAAAGCGGCAGACTGGTGGAGTTTGGGAATAATCTTATATGAAATGTTGACTGGGAAG CCGCCATTTTGTGGGAATAGACAAAAGATTCAGCAGAAGATACTCAAAGACAAAATCAAGCTACCATCATTTTTGTCTAGTGATGCTCATTCTCTGTTAAAAGGG CTGCTACAAAAAGACGCAAGCAAACGTCTTGGAAGTGGACAGAAAGGCGGTGATGAGATAAAAGGACACAAGTGGTTTGCATCGATCAACTGGAAGAAACTCGAAGCTCGTGAAATTCAACCGGGATTCCTTCCTCAAGTTGCAGGAAAGCACTGCATTGCCAACTTTGATGAACGGTGGACCAAAATGCCACTCCTGGACTCCCCAGCTGCTAGTCCAAAATCTGAGGAGAATCCCTTTAAAGGTTTCAGCTATGAGAAGCCTGCTGCCCCCTTTCTGCGCATGAATCGATAG